A section of the Buteo buteo chromosome 27, bButBut1.hap1.1, whole genome shotgun sequence genome encodes:
- the LCMT1 gene encoding leucine carboxyl methyltransferase 1: MAAAARDPLSAAGLDEADEAVRGTCEDASVCKRFAVSVGYWKDPYIQYFVRQAKERKAPEINRGYYARVHGVSYLIKAFLKKTDCNCQIVNLGAGMDTLFWRLKDENLLPRKYFEVDFPMIVARKIHNIKSKPPLSKPIMESHSGDSLLIDSHSLDSSRYSIVGADLRFSSDLEEKLKKHNLDIHLPTLLVAECVLVYMTPQQSANLLKWAASTFPVAMFINYEQVNMTDRFGQIMIENLQRRQCNLAGVEICRSLDSQRERLLLNGWETARAIDMMKVYSFLPQADVKRIEGLEFLDEKELFEQLMQHYCICWASKDSSNLGLASITF; the protein is encoded by the exons ATGGCGGCCGCTGCCCGTGACCCCCTCTCCGCCGCCGGCCTCGACGAGGCGGACGAGGCGGTCCGGGGCACGTGCGAGGACGCGTCCGTCTGCAAACG GTTTGCTGTAAGTGTTGGCTACTGGAAGGACCCTTACATCCAGTATTTTGTGAGACaagccaaagaaagaaaagcacccGAAATCAATAGAG GCTATTATGCTCGTGTTCATGGAGTCAGTTATCTGATTAAAGCTTTTCTAAAGAAGACAGACTGCAACTGTCAAATTGTTAATCTTGGTGCTGGCATGGATACCCTATTCTGGAGATTAAAG GATGAAAATCTTCTCCCTAGAAAATATTTCGAAGTGGATTTTCCAATGATAGttgcaagaaaaatacataatatcAA ATCAAAACCTCCCCTGTCAAAACCAATTATGGAATCCCATTCAGGGGACTCTCTTCTAATAG ATTCTCACAGCCTAGACTCCAGTCGGTATTCCATAGTAGGAGCAGATCTCCGTTTCTCATCAGATCTGGAAGAAAAGCTAAAGAAACATAACCTGGATAtaca tttgccAACGCTTCTGGTAGCGGAGTGTGTGCTGGTTTACATGACACCGCAGCAATCTGCAAATCTTTTAAAGTGGGCAGCAAGCACTTTTCCAGTGGCGATGTTTATAAATTATGAGCAG GTGAATATGACAGACCGGTTTGGACAGATCATGATTGAGAACTTGCAGAGACGACAGTGTAACCTGGCTGGCGTGGAAATTTGCAGATCCTTAGACTCTCAG AGGGAACGATTGCTGTTAAATGGCTGGGAAACTGCACGTGCCATTGATATGATGAAAGTGTACAGCTTTTTGCCACAGGCTGATGTCAAAAG AATAGAAGGACTTGAATTCCTAGATGAAAAGGAACTGTTTGAACAACTAATGCAGCACTACTGCATCTGCTGGGCTTCAAAGGACAGCAGTAATCTGG gTCTTGCAAGCATAACATTCTAA
- the AQP8 gene encoding aquaporin-8, producing the protein MAAAERGHRPVKEAMDIDIQTKPSRPQWYERYVQPCVAELLGSGLFIFIGCLSVIEDAEGTGRLQPALAHGLALGLTIAILGDISGGHFNPAVSLGVWLVGGLNMTMLIPYWLSQLCGGTIGASLAKAVAASERYVNASGGAFSSIAADEQIPSVLVGEIVMTTFLVLAVCMGAVNGKTKTPLAPFCIGLTVTVDILAGGGVSGACMNPARAFGPALVANYWDYHWVYWVGPMVAALLVGVLVRLLIGDRTIRLLLK; encoded by the exons ATGGCCGCTGCCGAGCGCGGTCACCGCCCAGTGAAGGAGGCGATGGACATCGACATCCAGACCAAGCCCTCGCGACCTCAATGGTACGAGCGCTACGTCCAGCCCTGCGTGGCCGAGCTGCTGGGCAGCGGGCTCTTCATCTTCATCGGCTGCCTCTCCGTGATCGAGGATGCAGAGGGCACGGGGAGGCTGCAGCCCGCCCTGGCACACGGGCTGGCCCTGGGGCTCACCATTGCCATCCTGGGAGACATCAG CGGAGGACACTTCAACCCCGCCGTGTCCTTGGGCGTGTGGCTGGTCGGCGGGCTGAACATGACGATGCTCATTCCTTACTGGCTCTCCCAGCTCTGTGGAGGGACGATAGGAGCCAGCCTGGCAAAG GCCGTGGCGGCGAGCGAGCGGTACGTGAATGCCAGCGGAGGAGCCTTCAGCAGCATCGCAGCTGATGAGCAGATCCCCTCCGTCCTCGTGGGCGAGATCGTCATGACCACCTTCCTGGTCCTCGCGGTCTGCATGGGCGCCGTCAACGGGAAGACCAAGACCCCGCTGGCACCTTTCTGCATCGGCTTGACGGTCACGGTCGACATCCTGGCGGG AGGTGGCGTGTCCGGAGCCTGCATGAATCCTGCCAGAGCCTTCGGGCCAGCTCTGGTAGCGAACTACTGGGACTATCACTGGGTTTACTGGGTAGGGCCCATGGTCGCTGCCCTCCTTGTCGGCGTGCTGGTGAG GCTCCTGATTGGTGACCGGACCATCCGCCTGCTCCTGAAGTGA